The sequence below is a genomic window from Lytechinus variegatus isolate NC3 chromosome 3, Lvar_3.0, whole genome shotgun sequence.
accaattggtgttaatagaggaccacaccctgaggtgttaaaatttcaccctagagattaaacgtaacactaaagagtgtaaatgtaacaacaaaaggtgttgtaataacacctataggtgtaaaaataacaccaccaatttaacaccggtgtaaaataattggtgtggtcctctatgtacaccggttaacaccacagttttttgctGTGCATGTTTAGTAAATTGTGGTTTGTAATCAAGTTATCGTTTTTAGAAATAGGcttattaaataattatatttatctTTTCATATCTCAAATGTCGCTTTTTCTTTTTGGCTTTGAACAATCTAAATTGTAGAGTGATCATGCTGACAAGAATGTGGATGATTCCGACAAAGTAAGGACGATTTGGTGGTATAATGGATAGCCGAAAACCCTTCGTAGGCTCTCATGCCAAATCTGTGCTTCTCGCACTCAATGATCTCAGGATTAAAGGACAACTTTGTGACGTCACTTTGACCGTAGATGGAAGTCTGTTCGTGGCCCATCGCGCCATTTTGGCAGCGTGTAGTGATTACTTCTGTGCAATGTTCACCAACCAGgtaaacattttattatttgttgttgatgatgatgaatattgatggtgatgatgatgatgatggtggtggtgatggtgatgataatgatgatgatggtgatgatgatggtgatgatgatgatggtggtggtggtgatgatgatgaagatgatgatgatgatgatggtggtgatgatgatgatgatgattcacGGTGGAGGTtgtgatgacgacgatgatgataaatCGATTGAGACGATATTGGTGGtcgtgatgattgtgatgatggtattaatgatgataataatgttaaGGATGATGGTGACGGTGATGGTGTTGGTTatggtgatgaaaatgatgcaaatgatgatgatgatgatggtaatgatataaatcatgatatttgttttaaaaatagtttgTAAGAATTATTTGTAATATTGGCGGTAAATTATACTTCTAGTTGCTTTTCTTACAAAAAAGAGTCTTAAAGGTAAAGGAAATATGAGGTTGTATGTATTGATTtaacacccccccaaaaaaaatctcccCAAAATTAGACATTTTTATAATTCCATGAAGTTTTAATGcaattttcttgatctttttaataaaacatactcagtaaaaaaaaagtaaataaatattcattttcacagCTATTTTAATCTTCAGATATTAtgcaaaatatataatatatattggCAAAAATCACATTCCGGTCTCTAGGCCTATAATGTTTAGTTGATCCACTTCTTTTGATTACTCATCCCAATAATCCATGCTCAAGTGcgtagaaaaaaatcaacatcgtGTGATTCTATGAATTTGCTGATATCAATCATAAGCCACTAGTTTAAGGATAATAACGAATCGGTTTATTTATGCATTTACCTATGCATATCATTCATCATAATCAGTCAGATTATAATTGATGTCAGTTTAATGTGATTAATCGCATCTTTCTGAACTCTGGTTCTTTGGGCAAGTTAATTGGGACACTCCTCGTTGTTAGTTTTGTGATGAGCTATAGTCCGTGGCGTTGTCTGTTTGATTATTAGTGTTGATACTAAACCAAAGATGTCGGTcgttaaggatttttttttacttccctTGCATTTTGACAGCTCCAGTGCTttacaataatgtttttttttcaagtcagcACCCAACAAAATAGGTTAAggcaaaatatttcttttaaaaatacatagatCACGAGAAATGCAATTTCATGTATTACCCAATCAAAATGATATATGTTGTTAATTTATAAAACATCAGGGTTACGATAATCAATTTCACGTCTCTAATTTTCTTGAAGATGAGTGAAAGCAGCCAATCGGTAGTCGAACTCCGTGGTCTGAAGGCAACGACCATGGAAGTCCTCCTCGAGTTCATCTATACTGAGCAGGTCGACGTCACAGTAGAGAATGTCCAGGAGTTGCTTCCTGCTGCGTGCCTACTTCAACTTAAAGGTTAGCATTATCATTTTGGTATTCCTGTATTGGCTATGTCACACCAAGTATGGGCATATCTTTTTTTGCATAATGTGGTGGTTTATTTTACCTGACTGCTTTGTGAAAGCATAAATGCGTGTAATGTAAGCAGTCAGAGCAGAGGACCGATGGCGTAAGGTCATCTGCGATGGATGGGAATAAGGATTCCCTATTAAAGTCCTTACAATTGTATTTGTTTGCTCCAGAAATTTTCAGGCTGAAATGTCGAATGATCTACATTATTTTCGGTTCCTTGTTGTTtgaagttttttatttttaaaataaatcacgttgttgctgttgttgttttttgcagGTGTGGAGACGAGATGCAGCGAGTTCTTGAAAGATCAGCTGGATTCTTCAAACTGCCTTGGAATAAAACGATTTGCAGAGACCCACTCTACGGCGGGACTTCTGGCAGCAGCTGAGTCCTACTGCCTTTCACATTTCTCTGAGATCACGAAGGAGGATGAGTTTCTAGAATTGACACCAGACGAATTAAGTCAGCTCATATGCAGAGATAACTTGGAGGTAGGTCTGGGCCTCTAGTTaacattagatttttttaagGAGATGAGGGCAGTAAAAACTGTTTTCACAACGTTTGCAGAGcattcattttgaataaaagctatgcatgaaaatttcattttttttaaatttaaattctTGATTTTAAATGAGCCGTTTCCCATACTTTTAAACAGGAATGCTTTTAATTTATGTATAATACATAAAATCATCTGCATCACAGGAGAATGTAAAATATGTACACAAAAGAAAACTATGATAAACCTACTTGCAAGCAGACATTGTATAGAAGTGACGCGTCGTGCTTTCCACATTTCAAGTCTTCGATATTAAAGATTGCAGAGTATTGCTTACTTCCAACAAAGACAGcagtaacataaaaaaaaaatgtttttcacaaATGTGAcaaattttcaaacatttttttctcagatAAGTGATGAGAGTGAAGTATACGAAGCTGTAATCCGTTGGGTAAAGCACAACATGAATGAGAGAAACGAGCATCTATTCTCAGTTCTTGAACACGTTCGACTTCCATTGCTCAGTCCCGTCTTCATCACCGACGTCGTCGATAAGCAGGTGAGATAATTGACCACGAGATGTAAAATCAATTATTAATCAAATAGATTCAGAAAgctaaattattattcatacgaTAGAACTCGTCTATTTTAGTGTGTAGAATCCTGCAGATTGTTTTTAAAACCATACAAAACGAAGTATACTGGGCTAGTTGTTATGTATCGAGTTATAGAAGATGAGATTGAAGCGATTGATCTTCATGATTACACCAAttccatctctctttctctctctcaatccctttttctttctctcttctcccttttctcctctaccattttgtctttgtttGCCTTTCGTTGTTCATCATAATAATGTTTAATCAACGGATCATCACATTAGCCCTTCAAAAAAGGCCCGTATACTAGGGATGCATTTAACACATGAAAAGAGCAATGATGAAAACAATATTTCCCCCAACATCATCGTCATATATCATAAAGTAAGGCCTGCTGGACGTACCTGTCGGAAAAACAGCTAGGCAGCCTCACACTTGTACAGAGAGCGTTTTAAATCATTACTGATTATGATCccgatcattttttttcttttccatgttTGTGTAAAGAATTGCAGTTAtggggtattttttttgttcctttttcaTTTATAGCCACTAGTTAAAACTAGTCATGACTGTCGAGATTTAATAGATGAGGCAAAGATGTTCCACCTGAGACCAGACAGGAGAGGTGAGATGCATGGACCAAGGTTTCAACAGAGAACAGGTTAGTGCTCTATTCAACTGAGTGCGAACTGGGAAGGaactattcattattattaaggCATTAATGGCTtggttttgaaagaaaaaatcttGAGGTTCACTCCTGCACTATATACCAACAGTCGAGTCATTGCGCAGCTGCCGACAAGTACATCAATATGGGGTGCAACTCAAATCGtatcaatcattttcaattcatatcAATCGTTTTAATATCATATATTATATTCTTAAATTTCGTTTATacatataatcattttttttctctctctggaCTTATCTATCTCTCTTGTTGTATTTGTTCAGGTGGAGATGTACGACTCATTGCAGTAGGTGGATT
It includes:
- the LOC121411385 gene encoding kelch-like protein 12 isoform X1 gives rise to the protein MDSRKPFVGSHAKSVLLALNDLRIKGQLCDVTLTVDGSLFVAHRAILAACSDYFCAMFTNQMSESSQSVVELRGLKATTMEVLLEFIYTEQVDVTVENVQELLPAACLLQLKGVETRCSEFLKDQLDSSNCLGIKRFAETHSTAGLLAAAESYCLSHFSEITKEDEFLELTPDELSQLICRDNLEISDESEVYEAVIRWVKHNMNERNEHLFSVLEHVRLPLLSPVFITDVVDKQPLVKTSHDCRDLIDEAKMFHLRPDRRGEMHGPRFQQRTGGDVRLIAVGGFGADRQPLSLVEEFNPKTSDWRPLPKLEHGRRYLATVSLHQRLYAIGGYNGTSRLSSVTCLDYANQDASDFSWIDCAPMSVIRGLPGATVYNELIYIAGGFDGDSRHNSVETYDPQIDRWSTVTPMNVCREGAGLVATNDVIYSIGGYDGITIQSSVEVYDPKSGQWMSAPPMNMKRSGAGVTIANEMIYVFGGFDGSQHIASAECFNPRANKWTVLSDMNSARCYVGGATIHGRIYAVSGYDGQTLLDTVEVYDPWRDKWKIQATKMNERRCDAGVTSLFIS
- the LOC121411385 gene encoding kelch-like protein 12 isoform X2, giving the protein MDSRKPFVGSHAKSVLLALNDLRIKGQLCDVTLTVDGSLFVAHRAILAACSDYFCAMFTNQMSESSQSVVELRGLKATTMEVLLEFIYTEQVDVTVENVQELLPAACLLQLKGVETRCSEFLKDQLDSSNCLGIKRFAETHSTAGLLAAAESYCLSHFSEITKEDEFLELTPDELSQLICRDNLEISDESEVYEAVIRWVKHNMNERNEHLFSVLEHVRLPLLSPVFITDVVDKQPLVKTSHDCRDLIDEAKMFHLRPDRRGEMHGPRFQQRTGGDVRLIAVGGFGADRQPLSLVEEFNPKTSDWRPLPKLEHGRRYLATVSLHQRLYAIGGYNGTSRLSSVTCLDYANQDASDFSWIDCAPMSVIRGLPGATVYNELIYIAGGFDGDSRHNSVETYDPQIDRWSTVTPMNMKRSGAGVTIANEMIYVFGGFDGSQHIASAECFNPRANKWTVLSDMNSARCYVGGATIHGRIYAVSGYDGQTLLDTVEVYDPWRDKWKIQATKMNERRCDAGVTSLFIS